A region from the Phycisphaerae bacterium genome encodes:
- a CDS encoding 6-carboxytetrahydropterin synthase — translation MYTVIIESTFCAIHRVRMPDGTLEPPHGHDFRVRAYLSGEMLDENDMVVDFHAAQVAMHEILAPLQHTDLNEHPAFASGYPTAERIARHVFDALVAAGFRGVTRVELTEAPGCVAVYEA, via the coding sequence ATGTACACGGTCATCATCGAATCCACCTTCTGTGCCATCCACCGCGTGCGTATGCCCGACGGCACGCTCGAGCCGCCTCACGGGCACGACTTCCGCGTTCGCGCCTATCTCTCCGGCGAGATGCTCGACGAGAACGACATGGTCGTGGACTTCCACGCGGCGCAGGTCGCCATGCACGAGATCCTCGCCCCGCTCCAGCACACGGACCTCAACGAACATCCCGCGTTTGCCTCGGGCTACCCCACGGCCGAGCGGATTGCCCGCCACGTCTTCGACGCCCTCGTGGCGGCGGGGTTCCGCGGTGTAACACGCGTGGAACTGACCGAGGCGCCGGGCTGCGTGGCGGTTTACGAGGCCTAA
- a CDS encoding insulinase family protein has protein sequence MNPEDYRYHVEKLPNGLRLAWLNVPHARTVHLTAIVRGGCLYETKENNGVSHLLEHLHMATSKKYPTRKAMTEAIGRMGHANAMTTPENIHFELGTVHERLEIATELIAEILIRRQFACDDIELEKALIVDEIRSAGHEWSGDPMTRFLFETSGSLASSGGTRRSLERLDSQRITDFDTAAFRPENIVVGAAGKLDAVSVQRVTSVLSKWNVDGIERLAPNSQTLRRLPAVGSIPSIAGSNGVFIGFVISDAPRGADWVSMGYLDTGLFSPPSRLFEELRYGKANVYNVGCNLTRIVAGNLLFVQADARPRERRVVADEVLGTLRQIKENGIDGHWFEAMRDQAQYWLFSVINDAGWLSGRIAQAEFYFSDGRGEDLVEEVDAVLNLTRDQFQDFARRLFRPENCFILLGSKSWRCAPRHFRGMIEKYLG, from the coding sequence ATGAATCCGGAAGACTACCGCTATCACGTGGAGAAGCTCCCCAACGGCCTGCGGCTGGCGTGGCTCAATGTGCCGCATGCCCGGACGGTTCACTTGACGGCCATCGTCCGCGGCGGCTGCCTCTACGAGACAAAGGAGAACAACGGCGTCAGCCACCTGCTCGAGCACCTGCACATGGCGACATCGAAAAAGTACCCGACGCGGAAGGCGATGACGGAGGCGATCGGGCGGATGGGCCATGCCAATGCGATGACAACGCCGGAGAACATTCATTTTGAACTCGGCACGGTACATGAGCGACTCGAGATTGCGACGGAGCTGATAGCTGAAATTCTCATACGCCGGCAGTTCGCATGCGATGACATTGAACTCGAGAAGGCGCTGATCGTTGATGAGATTCGATCGGCAGGCCACGAATGGTCCGGAGACCCGATGACAAGGTTCCTCTTTGAGACGAGCGGCTCATTGGCCTCGAGCGGAGGAACGCGTCGTTCCTTGGAGAGATTGGACAGCCAGAGGATCACTGATTTTGATACCGCGGCGTTCCGCCCGGAAAACATTGTCGTGGGCGCGGCCGGAAAACTTGATGCCGTATCGGTCCAGCGCGTCACAAGCGTGCTTTCGAAGTGGAATGTCGATGGTATAGAACGATTGGCTCCCAACAGTCAGACATTGCGCCGTCTGCCTGCCGTAGGGAGCATCCCAAGCATAGCGGGTTCCAACGGAGTCTTCATTGGGTTCGTCATAAGCGACGCCCCCCGCGGGGCCGATTGGGTCTCGATGGGTTATCTCGACACAGGATTGTTCTCGCCTCCCTCGAGACTGTTTGAAGAATTGCGATATGGGAAAGCGAATGTCTACAACGTAGGCTGTAATCTCACGAGAATCGTCGCGGGAAACCTGCTCTTTGTTCAAGCTGATGCTCGACCCAGAGAACGTCGCGTCGTTGCAGACGAGGTCTTGGGGACCCTGAGGCAAATCAAGGAGAACGGGATTGACGGACATTGGTTCGAAGCGATGCGTGACCAAGCCCAATACTGGCTATTCTCGGTGATAAACGACGCCGGCTGGCTCTCCGGCCGAATTGCACAGGCTGAATTCTACTTCTCCGACGGGCGTGGCGAGGACCTTGTCGAGGAAGTCGACGCCGTTCTCAACCTCACCCGCGACCAATTCCAGGATTTCGCCCGGCGGCTTTTTCGCCCCGAGAATTGCTTCATTCTACTTGGGTCAAAGAGCTGGCGGTGTGCTCCCCGGCATTTCCGTGGTATGATCGAGAAATACCTGGGCTGA
- a CDS encoding DUF1570 domain-containing protein, translated as MHPLTFEFAPSGAKGKADIAALAMISLVLAGAIGGCASPGAGIRGDLAVYAWSGEGLEGRRLTSGNVEITSTLRDEDFERGLAEVAEAAHAAFVRFLPPRSATAPPLRFMVFSDREQWARFMAERFPHQAAVHARIRTGGVTVGDASYLFFRNRSTTLATLVHEGWHQYVATRFDVALPAWLEEGLACTFESIDVTGAEPRILPEDNAWRAGTLREILSRDQVLPLTDLLRLDAATALLDADASAVQRYYAQVWALVVFLQDGPDAALRARFHALIDDIASGEFSAKLSAARVTDAGLTERPYGEQVLRVYFGAPPENLDAAYRAYLIQLAHLQRVPSPTAREEPR; from the coding sequence ATGCATCCGCTCACGTTCGAATTCGCCCCATCCGGCGCCAAAGGGAAAGCGGACATTGCCGCGCTGGCGATGATCTCGCTTGTGCTGGCCGGCGCGATTGGAGGGTGCGCAAGTCCGGGGGCGGGAATCCGCGGGGACCTTGCCGTTTATGCGTGGAGTGGCGAAGGGCTTGAAGGTCGCCGATTGACGTCAGGAAACGTCGAGATCACCAGCACCTTGCGCGACGAGGACTTCGAGCGCGGTTTGGCGGAGGTGGCCGAGGCGGCGCACGCGGCGTTCGTCCGATTCCTTCCGCCTCGATCGGCCACGGCACCTCCGCTGCGGTTCATGGTCTTCTCGGACCGGGAGCAATGGGCGCGATTCATGGCGGAGCGCTTTCCGCATCAGGCGGCCGTCCACGCGCGCATCCGCACCGGCGGCGTGACCGTCGGGGATGCGTCCTACCTGTTCTTTCGGAATCGCAGCACGACGCTGGCGACACTGGTTCACGAAGGCTGGCATCAGTACGTCGCGACGCGATTCGACGTCGCCCTGCCCGCGTGGCTGGAGGAGGGATTGGCGTGTACGTTCGAGTCGATTGACGTGACCGGAGCCGAGCCGCGAATCCTGCCCGAAGACAACGCGTGGCGGGCGGGGACGCTTCGCGAGATTCTGAGTCGCGATCAGGTCCTTCCATTGACCGATCTGCTCCGGCTTGACGCGGCTACGGCGCTGCTGGACGCGGACGCGTCGGCCGTTCAGCGTTACTACGCGCAGGTCTGGGCGCTGGTGGTGTTTCTGCAAGATGGGCCGGACGCGGCGCTGCGGGCGCGGTTCCACGCCTTGATCGACGACATTGCGAGCGGCGAATTCTCTGCGAAGCTCTCGGCCGCGCGGGTCACGGACGCGGGACTGACGGAACGGCCTTATGGAGAACAGGTACTTCGTGTGTACTTCGGCGCTCCGCCAGAGAACTTGGACGCCGCGTATCGCGCCTATCTGATCCAACTCGCACACCTGCAGCGCGTGCCGTCTCCTACGGCACGCGAAGAGCCCCGATGA
- the trxB gene encoding thioredoxin-disulfide reductase, whose product MTVKNVENVIIIGSGPAGWTAAIYAARANLNPLVFAGRPKTVPSTVLPGGQLMMTTEVENYPGFPEGVTGPKMMAYFEQQAARFGTRIVTDNGLSPDVSNPDDGHSYSYHDCQRVDLSKRPFVVIGEDDIEYQAHALIIATGATANWLGLENEQRLARSGGGVSACAVCDGALPIFRNKELAVVGGGDSAVEEATYLTKFASKVYMIHRRDKLRASKIMAQRALDNAKIEVLWNKTVADVLGDEKISAVRLQDTESGDKSDLPVGGLFMAIGHTPATAFLEGQLELDAKGYVKLKDTYRTTTSVEGVFAAGDVADSVYRQAVTAAGMGCKAAIDAERWLGEKGIH is encoded by the coding sequence ATGACCGTCAAGAACGTCGAGAACGTCATCATCATCGGATCGGGACCGGCCGGGTGGACCGCGGCGATCTACGCAGCGCGAGCTAACCTCAACCCTCTGGTCTTCGCCGGGCGACCCAAGACCGTGCCCTCCACCGTCCTCCCCGGCGGGCAGCTCATGATGACCACCGAGGTCGAGAACTACCCCGGTTTCCCCGAGGGCGTCACCGGCCCGAAGATGATGGCCTACTTCGAGCAGCAGGCCGCCCGATTCGGCACGCGCATCGTCACCGACAACGGCCTGAGTCCCGACGTCTCCAACCCCGACGACGGCCACAGCTACTCCTACCACGACTGCCAGCGCGTGGACCTGTCCAAGCGACCGTTCGTCGTCATCGGCGAGGACGACATCGAGTACCAGGCGCATGCCCTCATCATCGCCACGGGGGCGACCGCCAACTGGCTCGGGCTGGAGAACGAGCAGCGCCTGGCGCGATCCGGCGGGGGCGTCAGCGCCTGTGCGGTGTGCGACGGCGCTTTGCCCATCTTCCGCAACAAGGAGCTGGCCGTGGTCGGCGGGGGGGATTCGGCCGTGGAGGAGGCGACCTACCTCACCAAGTTCGCCTCCAAGGTCTACATGATCCACCGCCGCGACAAACTGCGCGCGTCGAAGATCATGGCCCAGCGTGCCCTGGACAACGCCAAGATCGAGGTCCTGTGGAACAAGACCGTGGCCGACGTACTCGGCGACGAGAAGATCAGCGCCGTCCGTCTGCAAGACACCGAATCCGGCGATAAGTCCGACCTGCCCGTTGGCGGGCTTTTCATGGCCATCGGACACACCCCCGCCACCGCGTTTCTCGAGGGGCAGTTGGAACTCGACGCCAAGGGATACGTCAAATTGAAGGACACCTACCGGACAACGACCAGCGTCGAGGGCGTGTTCGCCGCCGGCGACGTGGCCGACAGCGTCTACCGCCAGGCCGTCACCGCCGCCGGCATGGGCTGCAAGGCCGCCATCGACGCCGAACGCTGGCTGGGAGAGAAGGGGATACACTGA